The genomic window AAACCTTTGACTACGGATCGAGAAGAAAAAGGATTATCTAATTTATTTTCTGATTTAGGCTCGGCGTTAGCCGATCACACAGAAGGGGCAACTCGGTCAGGCTTGGAGAAAGTGGTTTCTATCGTACAAGGCAGCGTAAATAAAGACGACAGGTAGGTTGATCAAAAGCTTTTATTGCTGGTGTGCCTTAACCTTGTTATAATAAGGGATAGTGTAAATGTAGGTTTTTTAGGGGTGAAGGCAAACGAATGAAAAAGGATCAAAAACGAGAGCGCCAATCCAGAATTCGTAATTTCTCGATTATCGCTCATATTGACCACGGTAAATCAACGCTGGCTGATCGGATATTGGAACGAACCGGCGCATTAACTGACCGAGAAATGAAAGACCAGACGCTTGATGCAATGGACCTTGAAAGAGAACGTGGCATTACAATTAAACTAAATGCGGTTCAGCTTAAATATAAAGCGAAAGATGGCGAAGAGTACATTTTTCACTTAATTGATACACCAGGACATGTCGATTTTACATATGAAGTTTCACGAAGCTTAGCTGCTTGTGAAGGTGCTCTATTAATTGTTGATAGCGCACAAGGAATTGAAGCTCAAACGTTGGCTAATGTGTACTTAGCGTTAGACAATGATTTAGAAATTCTTCCTGTTATAAATAAAATCGATTTGCCAAGCGCTGAGCCTGAACGTGTTAAGCAAGAAGTTGAAGATGTCATTGGGCTAGATGCTTCGGATGCCGTACTCGCATCTGCAAAAAACGGGATCGGTATAGAAGAAATTTTGGAGCAAGTTGTTGAAAAGGTACCAGCACCAACTGGAGATCCAAGTGCTCCGTTAAAAGCCCTTATTTTTGATTCTCTCTATGATCCGTATCGTGGTGTGATTGCCTACATTCGAATTGTGGAAGGTACGGTTAAACCAGGACAAAAAATTCGCATGATGCAAACAGGTAAAGAGTTTGAAGTGAACGAAGTAGGTGTGTTTACGCCGAAAGCGATTAAATGCGACGAATTGTCTGTAGGAGATGTAGGGTTTTTAACAGCGGCTATAAAAAATGTAGGAGATTCCCGTGTGGGGGATACGATTACAAGTGCTGATACACCAGCAGACGACCCATTACCAGGTTATCGCAGAATGAATCCGATGGTATACTGTGGCCTATACCCAATTGATACGGGAGAATATAATGATCTTCGTGAAGCGCTGGAACGTTTGGAACTAAACGATTCTTCATTGCAATATGAGGCAGAAACATCTCAAGCGTTAGGCTTTGGCTTCCGTTGTGGATTCCTTGGCTTGCTGCATATGGAGATTATACAAGAAAGAATTGAACGAGAATTTGGCATTTCTCTAATTACAACAGCTCCTTCTGTTATTTATAATGTAACGTTAACGGATCAGGAGACAGTGAAGATTGATAATCCAGCTAACATGCCTGATGCGCAAAAGGTTGATCACGTTGAAGAGCCTTACGTAAAAGCAACAATTATGGTACCAAATGATTATGTTGGCGCTGTAATGGAACTCTGTCAGGGCAAGCGTGGTGTGTTTATGGACATGCAATACTTGGATGAAGTACGCGTACAAATTATTTATGAAATTCCGCTTTCAGAAATTGTTTATGACTTTTTCGATCAGCTTAAGTCGAATACAAAAGGCTACGCGTCATTTGACTACGAGCTTGTTGGTTATCGAGAATCCAAGCTTGTGAAAATGGATATTTTGTTAAACGGTGAAAAAGTTGATGCGCTATCTGTCATTGTTCATAGAGACTCTGCCTATGAACGTGGAAAGATCATCGTAGAGAAATTGAAGAAACTTATTCCGCGACAGCAATTTGAAGTTCCTGTACAAGCAAGTATAGGCACAAAAGTAATTGCTCGTTCGACGATAAAAGCAATGCGTAAGAACGTTCTTTCAAAATGTTACGGTGGAGATATCTCTCGTAAACGTAAGCTTTTAGAAAAGCAAAAAGAAGGTAAGAAACGTATGAAGGCTGTCGGAAACGTGGAAGTCCCACAAGAAGCGTTTATGGCAGTATTACGAATGGACGAGGATTAAAAAGGGAGAAAGCCGGCTTACGTAAAGTGGGCTTTTTTCCTGTTAGGAGGAACGTACTTGAGCGAGTCTATTTATATACACATTCCATTTTGTGAGCATATTTGTCACTACTGCGATTTTAACAAAGTGTTTTTAGAGAATCAGCCAGTAGAAGCATACATGGATGCCCTCATTAAAGAAGTGGAAAGATCGAAACAAGCAAGAGAACAAGTACCAGTAAAAACCATTTATATTGGTGGTGGCACACCTACTGCTCTTACGGCGGTGCAATTAGAGCGGTTATTTGTGGCCTTGCACCAGCTATTAAATTTGAAAGAACTTATAGAATTTTCGGTTGAAGTCAATCCCGATAGTGCCACAACAGATCGGCTGAACGTTATGAAACGATTCGGTGTAAATCGATTAAGCTTAGGAGTCCAAACGTTTTCACAACCGATTTTAACGGAAATAGGACGGACTCATTCTCCGGAAGGTGTGAATGAGGCGATTCAAAAAGCACGGAAAAGTGGATTTACGAATCTTTCTGTTGATTTAATGTTAGGGCTACCAAATCAGAGTGTCGCAGATTTTAAAGAGTCACTTGAAAAAGCACTTAATCTAGGTGTA from Shouchella hunanensis includes these protein-coding regions:
- the lepA gene encoding translation elongation factor 4; the protein is MKKDQKRERQSRIRNFSIIAHIDHGKSTLADRILERTGALTDREMKDQTLDAMDLERERGITIKLNAVQLKYKAKDGEEYIFHLIDTPGHVDFTYEVSRSLAACEGALLIVDSAQGIEAQTLANVYLALDNDLEILPVINKIDLPSAEPERVKQEVEDVIGLDASDAVLASAKNGIGIEEILEQVVEKVPAPTGDPSAPLKALIFDSLYDPYRGVIAYIRIVEGTVKPGQKIRMMQTGKEFEVNEVGVFTPKAIKCDELSVGDVGFLTAAIKNVGDSRVGDTITSADTPADDPLPGYRRMNPMVYCGLYPIDTGEYNDLREALERLELNDSSLQYEAETSQALGFGFRCGFLGLLHMEIIQERIEREFGISLITTAPSVIYNVTLTDQETVKIDNPANMPDAQKVDHVEEPYVKATIMVPNDYVGAVMELCQGKRGVFMDMQYLDEVRVQIIYEIPLSEIVYDFFDQLKSNTKGYASFDYELVGYRESKLVKMDILLNGEKVDALSVIVHRDSAYERGKIIVEKLKKLIPRQQFEVPVQASIGTKVIARSTIKAMRKNVLSKCYGGDISRKRKLLEKQKEGKKRMKAVGNVEVPQEAFMAVLRMDED